The bacterium genome includes a region encoding these proteins:
- a CDS encoding S41 family peptidase yields MTHDRRFRVYTLFLGVLAAVTIWIVGSGEATPHREALWAQADRQPVDTDRGPSTSGASRETLYKYSKLLTDISYRIQSAYMDTINTKEMIYSGIRGMLDVLDPFSVLMEQQNYDRLMESTHGKYEGLGMQIDLREDTVTVVSPIEGTPAQRMGLQAGDRIISIDGKNAVGMTTEQASKLMRGPAGTKVSLTINRVGLPEPLEYVVERAVIELKSVPYYGMADEANKIGYLRLNKFSESTDKELQDALIALKGMGAQSVIFDLRYNGGGLLDQAVKTANLFLEKDRLIVYTQGRDPESQRKYFSTEQPIAADMPLVVLVDDGTASASEIVSGAIQDWDRGLIVGNTTFGKGLVQQVFRLPDTEDVALKLTTARYFVPSGRSIQKPSRATKHPNMADEEATGEEDSGHSNVVEKDDSEVYYTNKGRKVYGGGGIVPDVLIERELLRPLEINLWRQGKFFNYAVYYSSKNPNIPLSFEASDEVLADFRRYLEENKFDYKTDTEVELDKMRDALKDDPERLAIYQSALDQMKALVAKEKELAFTESADVLKREIKRAILNKVYGERGYYEGVILKDDPYVAKAKELLINKEEYKKLLATDTKKNGDKS; encoded by the coding sequence ATGACGCATGATCGTCGCTTCCGAGTGTACACCTTGTTTCTCGGCGTGCTGGCGGCCGTCACGATCTGGATTGTCGGATCGGGCGAGGCCACGCCGCACCGCGAGGCGTTGTGGGCGCAGGCGGACCGTCAACCGGTCGACACCGACCGCGGGCCGTCCACGTCGGGCGCCAGCCGTGAGACTCTCTATAAGTATTCGAAGCTATTGACCGACATCTCCTATCGCATCCAGTCGGCGTACATGGATACGATCAACACCAAGGAGATGATCTACTCCGGCATCCGCGGGATGCTCGATGTGCTGGATCCGTTTTCGGTGTTGATGGAGCAGCAGAACTACGACCGTCTGATGGAATCGACCCATGGCAAGTACGAGGGGTTGGGGATGCAGATCGATCTGCGCGAGGACACGGTGACCGTGGTCTCGCCGATCGAGGGCACGCCCGCCCAGCGGATGGGTCTGCAGGCGGGGGACCGAATCATCTCAATCGACGGCAAGAATGCGGTGGGCATGACCACCGAGCAGGCGTCGAAGTTGATGCGCGGTCCGGCGGGGACCAAGGTCTCCCTCACCATCAACCGGGTGGGGTTGCCCGAACCGCTGGAGTATGTGGTCGAGCGCGCGGTGATCGAGTTGAAGTCGGTGCCGTATTATGGCATGGCCGACGAGGCCAACAAGATCGGCTATCTGCGGCTCAACAAGTTTTCCGAGAGCACCGACAAGGAACTGCAGGATGCCCTGATCGCGCTGAAGGGCATGGGCGCGCAGAGCGTGATCTTCGATCTGCGTTACAACGGCGGCGGGCTCTTGGACCAGGCGGTCAAGACCGCCAATTTGTTCCTCGAGAAGGACAGACTGATCGTTTACACGCAAGGGCGCGACCCCGAGTCGCAGCGCAAGTACTTCTCGACCGAGCAGCCGATCGCGGCCGACATGCCGCTGGTCGTGCTGGTCGATGACGGGACCGCGTCGGCCTCGGAGATTGTCTCCGGCGCGATCCAGGACTGGGACCGCGGGCTGATCGTGGGCAACACGACCTTCGGCAAGGGGCTGGTGCAGCAGGTGTTCCGTCTGCCCGACACCGAGGATGTGGCGCTGAAACTGACCACGGCGCGCTACTTCGTGCCGTCGGGACGTTCGATTCAGAAGCCATCGCGCGCCACCAAGCACCCGAACATGGCCGACGAGGAAGCCACCGGCGAAGAGGATTCGGGGCATTCCAACGTGGTGGAGAAGGACGACTCGGAGGTCTACTACACCAACAAGGGGCGCAAGGTCTATGGCGGCGGCGGAATTGTGCCGGATGTGCTGATCGAGCGCGAATTGTTGCGGCCCTTGGAGATCAACCTGTGGCGGCAGGGCAAATTCTTCAATTACGCCGTCTATTACTCGTCGAAGAACCCGAACATCCCGCTTTCGTTCGAGGCATCGGACGAGGTGCTGGCCGACTTCCGCCGTTACCTGGAGGAGAACAAGTTCGACTACAAGACCGACACCGAAGTCGAACTGGACAAGATGCGCGACGCATTGAAAGACGATCCGGAACGTCTGGCGATTTACCAGTCGGCCCTGGATCAGATGAAGGCGCTGGTGGCCAAGGAAAAGGAATTGGCCTTCACCGAGAGCGCCGATGTGCTCAAGCGCGAGATCAAGCGGGCGATCCTGAACAAGGTGTACGGCGAGCGCGGATATTACGAAGGCGTCATCCTCAAGGATGATCCGTATGTCGCCAAGGCCAAGGAGCTGCTCATTAACAAGGAGGAGTATAAGAAGCTTCTGGCGACCGACACGAAGAAGAATGGTGACAAATCGTAA
- a CDS encoding four helix bundle protein — protein MNADVFKARTLEFALAVVRLCEALPKSRTGDIIARQLLRCGASVGANYRAACRARSRADFIAKLGIVEEEYDECLYWMELLTRAGLVENRQLDTLMREANEILSMVIASKKTARTHTQR, from the coding sequence ATGAATGCGGATGTGTTCAAGGCGCGGACTCTGGAATTTGCTTTGGCGGTTGTCCGGCTGTGCGAAGCGCTGCCGAAGTCGCGTACGGGTGATATCATCGCGCGACAGCTGCTGCGCTGCGGGGCATCCGTCGGCGCGAACTACCGCGCCGCATGCCGGGCCAGGTCGCGCGCCGATTTCATCGCAAAATTGGGCATCGTAGAGGAAGAATACGACGAATGCCTGTACTGGATGGAGCTGCTGACCCGCGCCGGCCTGGTGGAGAATCGCCAGCTCGACACTCTCATGCGAGAAGCCAATGAAATCCTCTCCATGGTGATCGCCTCAAAGAAGACCGCCCGCACTCACACTCAGAGGTAG
- a CDS encoding PD-(D/E)XK nuclease family protein: MYSHSRLSTYENCPRKFAFRYVEQVKVAQETTAEAFMGSMVHDTLEQLYKWVEMERTPKWEDLNAFYEDAWTKGWNENILIVREHLTGEDYKNLGRRCVMDYFKKFYPFRDARVLGLEERLVFDLDPSGHYKIQGFIDRLAEAEDGAIEIHDYKTNQRMRTQEEVDRDRQLALYQIGIQRRLNDVKNVRLIWHYLRANRSLVSTRTPDQLEELRFDTIRLIDTIEEAKVKNDFPPHESMLCDWCEFRELCPAKRHAVVVAAMSPQEFAADDGVKLADQYAQARRRLDQAEQRVEELKQQIVDFAARMNFTKLQGHGVQVSVTRSPIWKLPATDDPQRKVLEGLVRDSGLWDKVSDLSKSKLTKTIDSKSFDPVFRDQIQRFLTRDIQTTVRLSIKEGNTVEDGPDPG, encoded by the coding sequence ATGTACTCCCACAGCCGTCTGTCCACCTACGAAAACTGCCCGCGCAAATTCGCCTTCCGCTATGTCGAACAGGTGAAAGTCGCGCAGGAGACCACCGCCGAGGCCTTCATGGGCTCGATGGTCCATGACACCCTCGAACAACTCTACAAGTGGGTGGAAATGGAGCGCACCCCCAAATGGGAGGACCTCAACGCCTTCTACGAGGACGCCTGGACCAAGGGGTGGAACGAGAACATCCTGATCGTGCGCGAGCATTTGACCGGCGAGGACTACAAGAACCTCGGCCGCCGCTGTGTCATGGACTACTTCAAGAAGTTCTATCCCTTCCGCGATGCCCGTGTGCTTGGCCTCGAGGAACGGCTGGTCTTCGATCTGGACCCCTCCGGCCACTACAAGATTCAGGGGTTCATCGATCGGCTGGCCGAAGCCGAGGATGGCGCCATTGAAATCCATGACTACAAGACCAATCAGCGCATGCGCACCCAGGAGGAGGTCGACCGCGACCGGCAGCTGGCGCTCTACCAGATCGGCATTCAGCGCCGCCTCAACGATGTGAAGAACGTCCGCCTGATCTGGCATTACCTGCGCGCCAACCGCTCGCTGGTCTCGACCCGCACGCCGGACCAGCTCGAGGAACTGCGCTTCGACACCATCCGTCTGATCGACACCATCGAGGAGGCGAAAGTCAAAAACGACTTCCCGCCTCACGAGTCCATGCTCTGCGACTGGTGCGAGTTCCGCGAGTTGTGTCCCGCCAAACGCCACGCGGTCGTGGTCGCCGCCATGTCCCCGCAGGAGTTCGCCGCCGATGACGGCGTCAAGCTGGCCGACCAGTATGCGCAGGCCCGGCGCCGTCTCGATCAGGCCGAGCAGAGAGTCGAGGAACTCAAGCAGCAGATCGTCGACTTCGCCGCCCGCATGAACTTCACCAAACTTCAGGGGCATGGCGTGCAGGTCTCGGTCACCCGCTCGCCGATCTGGAAACTGCCCGCCACCGATGACCCCCAACGCAAGGTCCTCGAAGGCCTCGTGCGCGATTCCGGCCTCTGGGACAAGGTTTCCGACCTCTCCAAATCCAAACTGACCAAGACTATCGACTCCAAATCCTTTGACCCCGTTTTCCGCGACCAAATCCAGCGCTTCCTCACTCGCGACATCCAGACCACCGTCCGCCTCTCCATCAAAGAAGGCAACACCGTCGAAGACGGCCCCGACCCGGGATGA
- a CDS encoding dockerin type I domain-containing protein, with protein sequence MRRILLTLLALLPGWSTAGWGRTPATSASPLPLAAGVAGFDTNIVWRIHDTGYLRATATNYGYFGTVRERLRDSAGALVPVLESPAHSRIEYMYEAGLWIGGIVGGDTLVSSGSLGFGQSHELYADNYDPPVYSDRLGDDEWTFIYGDTTTDPETVRDDPYDGPHRPLPVRVRQKTYTLGAQLHDGALFQELVITNIGTVPIESLWVGWMCDPDIGHAETEDYWMDDVVGHTRRSIVQGDQSTEVSVAWAADNDGDPDSTDHFDARSPRRMFGSMYLGGFPRLTGESFNWWVPSLRDPYDWGPQRAPGDTNIFGGRGYDVTDAYRYRRMANRELDYAQPYAAVDRSAEGWIAPTHDSIAVDFADGFDIRFLHTVGATTLAPGDSLVVHWVWMVAPYGHTQPLNFKTLFDPRDPSKYLQGLGISQLEYYALDQRHAWDSAFSFLPIAPPRTFDVAGWNDTSGVLTWSARHTDRLTYYRVQRRAGDGSDRRTFSAGLDTSFVDVGLDRSKTYYYTVACMGRPGIIGPESISDSLLPDRPKTPARPIALAQRHEIHLHWPPNAEDDISGYRVYRRAPGGDWELIATTDTATRVTDQDVAGATLYEYRVTALSSLANESYPSPATVGVAFDFDGPPQIFDYTLANAFSLTDRDSTRAVWERLLSGSLYRDFATGDPPLTLVDFDPHPLTVVTADGRGAMGRGEEELLAVYSNARGVTVLSGRDLFNFEGVQAETVAVPAGSLGALAGIRRVYYPASLLAGPTRMNAEFVAAAPADPRLPRLAVDASRTGWGLNPALPHPGNAVPFVGFFEIDTAQGEVLYTFVSRDSAHSPLQGQAVAVRARDPQRTLVVFAFPLSYMDEQDARAALTAILGRMGYGVPSARGDADNDGAVTPADVVFLIDYLYRDGYLLYESAADVNGDCVVDIRDLVYLIDHVTGDVPLPDGVCP encoded by the coding sequence GTGCGGCGAATCTTACTGACATTGCTGGCGCTGTTGCCGGGATGGAGCACGGCGGGATGGGGGCGTACACCGGCAACTTCCGCCTCTCCCCTGCCGTTGGCGGCGGGGGTGGCGGGATTCGACACCAACATTGTCTGGCGCATCCACGATACCGGATATTTGCGCGCGACCGCAACCAATTACGGCTACTTCGGCACGGTGCGTGAGCGGCTGCGCGATTCCGCCGGCGCGTTGGTGCCGGTGCTCGAATCGCCGGCGCATTCGCGGATCGAGTACATGTACGAGGCGGGGCTGTGGATCGGCGGGATTGTCGGCGGCGACACGCTGGTGTCCAGCGGATCGCTGGGCTTCGGGCAGTCGCACGAGCTGTACGCCGACAACTATGACCCGCCGGTCTACTCCGATCGGCTCGGGGATGATGAATGGACCTTTATCTACGGCGACACGACCACCGACCCGGAGACGGTGCGCGATGATCCCTATGACGGCCCGCACCGTCCCCTGCCGGTGCGGGTGCGCCAGAAGACCTACACTTTAGGCGCGCAATTGCACGATGGCGCGCTGTTCCAGGAGCTGGTGATCACCAACATCGGCACCGTGCCCATCGAGAGTCTGTGGGTGGGCTGGATGTGCGATCCCGACATCGGACATGCCGAGACCGAAGACTATTGGATGGATGATGTGGTCGGGCACACACGACGCAGCATCGTGCAGGGGGACCAGAGCACCGAAGTCTCGGTGGCCTGGGCGGCGGACAACGACGGCGACCCGGATTCGACCGATCATTTCGATGCCCGGTCGCCGCGGCGGATGTTCGGCTCGATGTACCTGGGCGGCTTCCCGCGTCTGACCGGGGAATCGTTCAACTGGTGGGTGCCATCGTTGCGCGACCCCTATGACTGGGGGCCGCAACGCGCGCCGGGCGACACCAACATCTTCGGCGGGCGCGGCTACGACGTGACGGATGCCTACCGTTACCGCCGCATGGCCAACCGCGAGCTGGACTATGCGCAACCGTACGCGGCGGTGGACCGGTCAGCCGAGGGCTGGATTGCGCCGACGCATGACTCGATCGCGGTCGACTTCGCCGACGGGTTCGACATTCGGTTTCTGCATACGGTGGGGGCGACGACCCTGGCGCCGGGGGATTCGCTGGTGGTGCACTGGGTGTGGATGGTGGCTCCCTACGGTCACACGCAGCCGTTGAATTTCAAAACGCTGTTTGACCCGCGGGATCCGTCGAAATACCTGCAGGGGCTGGGCATCAGCCAATTGGAGTATTACGCGCTCGACCAGCGTCATGCCTGGGACAGCGCCTTCTCGTTTCTGCCAATCGCGCCGCCGCGCACGTTTGACGTGGCGGGATGGAATGACACTTCGGGCGTGCTGACCTGGAGCGCGCGGCACACCGATCGGTTGACGTATTACCGCGTGCAGCGCCGCGCCGGCGACGGGAGCGATCGACGAACATTCAGCGCCGGCCTTGACACATCGTTTGTCGATGTCGGGCTGGATCGTTCGAAGACGTACTACTACACCGTCGCCTGCATGGGCCGTCCGGGGATCATCGGACCGGAGTCGATTAGCGACAGTCTCCTGCCCGACCGCCCGAAAACGCCGGCGCGTCCGATTGCGCTGGCGCAGCGGCATGAAATCCATCTGCACTGGCCGCCGAACGCCGAGGATGACATCAGCGGGTACCGTGTCTACCGACGCGCGCCGGGTGGCGACTGGGAGCTGATCGCGACGACCGACACGGCCACACGCGTCACCGATCAGGATGTCGCCGGGGCGACGCTATACGAGTACCGGGTGACGGCGCTCTCGTCGCTGGCCAACGAGAGTTATCCCTCGCCGGCAACGGTGGGTGTGGCGTTTGACTTCGATGGGCCGCCGCAGATTTTCGACTATACGCTGGCCAACGCATTCTCGCTGACCGACCGTGATTCGACCCGCGCGGTGTGGGAGCGTCTGCTTTCGGGAAGTCTATATCGCGACTTCGCGACCGGCGACCCTCCATTGACGCTGGTGGATTTTGATCCGCATCCGCTGACGGTGGTGACCGCCGACGGACGCGGGGCGATGGGCCGCGGCGAGGAGGAATTGCTGGCGGTGTATTCGAACGCGCGGGGTGTGACGGTTCTGTCGGGACGCGACTTGTTCAACTTTGAGGGCGTTCAGGCGGAGACGGTGGCGGTGCCGGCGGGATCGCTGGGGGCACTGGCCGGGATACGGCGGGTGTATTATCCGGCATCGCTTTTGGCCGGGCCCACACGGATGAACGCCGAGTTTGTCGCGGCGGCGCCGGCCGACCCGCGTCTGCCGCGCCTCGCCGTCGATGCCTCCCGCACCGGCTGGGGGCTCAACCCGGCGCTGCCGCATCCAGGCAACGCGGTGCCGTTTGTGGGCTTCTTCGAAATCGACACCGCCCAGGGAGAAGTACTCTACACGTTTGTATCCAGGGACAGCGCGCATTCGCCGCTGCAGGGCCAGGCGGTGGCAGTGCGGGCACGCGATCCCCAACGGACGCTGGTGGTCTTCGCTTTTCCCCTGTCGTACATGGATGAACAGGATGCGCGGGCGGCGTTGACGGCCATTCTCGGGCGGATGGGATACGGGGTGCCATCGGCGCGGGGCGATGCCGACAACGACGGGGCGGTGACGCCCGCCGATGTGGTCTTCCTCATCGATTACCTGTACCGGGATGGGTATCTGCTCTATGAATCGGCGGCGGATGTGAATGGGGATTGTGTGGTGGACATCCGGGATCTGGTTTACCTGATCGATCATGTGACCGGGGATGTGCCCCTGCCGGATGGGGTCTGTCCGTGA
- a CDS encoding integrin alpha: MKTLTLIGMLISIIASEAYAGSGPLLPLLPGMKPVAADATPKGAAETEGMGVPYPSPLLYRKNGDADTVLMGYSVDGGADVNGDGVPDFIVGAPLASPNGVINAGSAHVYSGLDGSLLYQINGTDSAEVVGVSVAMLGDVNGDARADFLVGAPYADPGGLTDAGSVYLYSGMNGILLQQKDGGAADDNFGWSVARAGNVNADAIPDYVVGAPYADSGAAQSAGNVYVYSGAGGGLLHRKYGDSMYVNLGLSVAGAGDVNADGRADFMAGAPYGGSGRGAAYVYSGLTGAILHYVTGDSIGANLGQSIAGMGDVNGDGYRDFIVGAPYYRNYTGAAYVFSGFDGALLRRFDGMPGSSFGYAVAPADVNGDGLNDAMITAPGTEVGGLMQAGATMIYSLKDGAILHHSLGSQQLGLYGFHVARMGDVNGDGRDEFLIGEPRATVNTDLLAGSAYALMWGASEEITMLADIPNDQGKQMRIQWSDIPANDGFIQEFAIYRRVDGNLSSKSVDPYARKSTPPGVWDFVMSVPARGDSLYSTVVPTLRDSTIADGMWWTVFFVSGIGENPVDHFDSPVDSGYSLDNLAPAPPTNLIAAFSGSDVDLDWKSSATADFDYYRVYRDTVPGFALDPNKVIGETSDTSFVDSNAPSAAAVYYRVSAVDFSGNEGSPSNEASPSSCPCNCAADPACDGVTDVFDVTHAVNVAFRNAAPIGDSNPLCPYTTTDVDCNGVTNIFDVTHLVNVAFRNANAAVEFCNPCP, from the coding sequence GTGAAGACGCTGACCCTGATTGGAATGCTCATTTCGATCATTGCTTCGGAAGCGTATGCGGGCTCCGGACCGCTGTTGCCACTTCTGCCGGGCATGAAGCCGGTGGCGGCCGACGCGACGCCCAAGGGCGCGGCGGAGACGGAGGGAATGGGCGTTCCGTACCCTTCCCCGCTGCTCTACCGGAAGAACGGCGACGCGGATACCGTCTTAATGGGATACTCCGTGGACGGGGGCGCGGATGTCAACGGCGACGGCGTGCCGGACTTCATCGTGGGCGCGCCACTGGCCTCGCCCAACGGCGTCATCAATGCCGGCTCGGCGCATGTGTACTCGGGCCTGGACGGCAGCCTGCTCTACCAGATCAACGGCACGGATTCCGCCGAGGTTGTCGGGGTGTCGGTGGCGATGCTGGGGGATGTCAACGGTGATGCCCGTGCCGACTTCCTGGTGGGGGCGCCGTACGCCGATCCGGGCGGCTTGACCGACGCGGGTTCGGTGTACCTCTACTCCGGCATGAACGGCATCCTGCTGCAGCAAAAGGACGGCGGCGCGGCCGATGACAATTTCGGGTGGTCGGTGGCGCGCGCCGGGAACGTCAACGCCGACGCCATTCCCGATTATGTGGTGGGCGCGCCCTATGCGGATTCCGGCGCGGCGCAGAGCGCGGGCAATGTCTACGTGTACTCGGGGGCCGGGGGCGGGCTGCTCCATCGAAAGTATGGTGACTCGATGTATGTGAATCTCGGGTTGTCGGTCGCCGGAGCCGGAGATGTCAATGCCGATGGGAGGGCGGATTTCATGGCGGGAGCGCCATACGGCGGCTCCGGCCGCGGCGCGGCTTACGTGTATTCCGGGCTGACCGGAGCGATTCTGCACTACGTCACCGGCGATTCAATCGGCGCGAACCTGGGGCAGTCCATCGCCGGCATGGGCGATGTCAACGGCGACGGGTACCGTGACTTCATCGTCGGGGCGCCTTACTACCGCAATTACACAGGCGCTGCGTACGTCTTCTCAGGGTTCGACGGGGCGCTGCTCCGTCGATTTGACGGCATGCCGGGAAGTTCCTTCGGCTACGCCGTCGCGCCGGCGGATGTCAACGGCGACGGTCTCAATGACGCCATGATCACGGCGCCCGGAACCGAAGTCGGGGGCTTGATGCAGGCGGGCGCGACGATGATCTACTCGCTGAAGGATGGGGCGATTCTCCATCACAGTCTGGGATCGCAACAGTTGGGGCTCTACGGGTTCCATGTCGCGAGGATGGGGGACGTTAACGGAGACGGGCGCGACGAGTTTCTCATCGGCGAGCCGCGGGCCACGGTCAATACGGACCTGCTTGCCGGATCGGCCTATGCCCTGATGTGGGGCGCGTCCGAGGAGATCACCATGCTGGCCGACATTCCCAACGATCAGGGAAAGCAGATGCGGATTCAGTGGTCGGACATTCCGGCCAACGACGGGTTCATTCAGGAGTTCGCCATCTATCGCCGTGTGGACGGCAATCTGTCGTCGAAGTCCGTTGATCCTTATGCGCGCAAGTCGACGCCGCCCGGAGTGTGGGACTTTGTGATGTCGGTGCCGGCGCGCGGAGACAGTCTGTACAGCACGGTTGTGCCGACGTTGCGCGATTCGACAATCGCCGACGGAATGTGGTGGACGGTCTTTTTTGTCAGCGGCATCGGGGAAAACCCGGTTGACCACTTCGATTCGCCGGTGGATTCGGGGTACTCGCTGGACAACCTCGCGCCGGCGCCGCCGACCAACCTGATCGCCGCCTTCAGCGGGTCCGATGTTGATCTGGACTGGAAGTCGTCCGCGACCGCCGACTTTGATTACTATCGCGTCTATCGTGACACCGTGCCCGGATTCGCCCTGGATCCGAACAAGGTCATCGGGGAGACCTCGGACACCAGCTTTGTGGACAGCAACGCGCCTTCGGCGGCCGCGGTCTACTACCGGGTGAGCGCGGTCGATTTCTCCGGCAACGAGGGGTCGCCTTCCAACGAGGCGTCGCCTTCGTCGTGCCCGTGCAATTGCGCCGCCGATCCGGCCTGCGACGGGGTGACCGATGTGTTTGACGTAACGCATGCGGTCAATGTGGCGTTTCGCAACGCGGCGCCGATCGGCGATTCAAATCCGCTGTGTCCGTACACCACCACCGATGTCGATTGCAACGGGGTGACCAACATCTTCGATGTCACGCATCTGGTCAATGTGGCGTTCCGGAACGCGAATGCGGCGGTGGAATTCTGCAATCCGTGTCCGTGA